From Erigeron canadensis isolate Cc75 chromosome 5, C_canadensis_v1, whole genome shotgun sequence:
ttggagattttttttttttaattttcttaatgcttatttatttggttttggattccaatgttgaaaaacTTAGTCATAGAAGTTATGTAGGGTTTAAATAATACATATTTGGAGGAAAGGTAACAAGTTGCATAATTGAtatgattattgttaacataaaatgtaaatttaaatacttccaaacacccccttaattcCACATTCATGTGTTTCTATTTGGCTTTCCAGCTTCATGTTTTAGGTGACTGTTTGGTTttggtaattatatttttctctGAGGTTTTGGGAGTATTAATTTGTAATATACATGTGCGGTTTCATATATGTAAAGTTGTACATGAGTAATGAGTTATGTATGTTACTTGGTTACTTGAAATGATTGGTATATGTCTTGGTACTTTTAAGTTAAGTTCACAAGTTCAAGTTCTCGACGCTTTTGTTCGTTTGACACATTCTTGTCGATTCAAGCTATAGACAGTCGATTCTTCCTTCTGAAGAATTGTAGGGTTTGATGAATAGATAAAAGCTTAACTTACCCCTTAACAAGGAAATTTGTTTTGCTTGTTCAGTCAAAGCGATGACCTCTGAGGTTCCTGTACTGAGCCGCATGGATCCAGATCCAGGGAGGTGTAGAAGAACCGATGGGCGGAAATGGAGGTGTCGTTTAGCAGTGCTTCCTGATAGGAAATACTGCGAGCGTCATGTAAACAGAGGTCGCCAACGTTCAAGAAAGCACGTGGAAGCTGGTCAAAGTGTTTTAAAGTCAAAGCCAACTGCAACGGCCTTCATACCAAATCTCGGATCTGCTGCAAAGACCAATGCTATAAAACATACTAAAGTTGGTATCAAGGATCAAAGCTTTAAAATGAAGAAACCTAGCAAGGAATCTTGTGCACCCCATGATATCAGTTTCTTCCACGAAAGTGTTATTCAACATGGTAAAGGTATGTCTTGAAACTGTGTACAGTCTGCTTTTTTGTCCTGTATGAATGGCAAAATTTACAATGTCAAGAAGAtttaatcaataataaaatGAGAAATTAATGCTGGCTAAATCGACCAtgtcaataaattataaacctGGAGCATAACTTTAACATTGTCTTCCTGATATTGGGTTTTTGGACGGGGGCAGTCTGCCTGTATGTGTTGATTTTCCCGGTTAATTTACAATGATGGGGATGAACATATGTGTTACTTCCGCTTCATTTTGTGTTCTTTTTGCCAAACAAGCATGTTTTCTATTGAGACGGATGGGTGAGTAGGAGTTATTTGATCTTTATAGTCTTTGTGTTTTCAAGGGGACAAAAAACACTAATGACTAACCTATACTAACTGTAATGTGTCTTATCTTGTGTGCCATCATGGTTGACATTTGCAATGAAAAGTTAGACGTTTGTCTAGCAAATAAACCAATATAGATAAAACATCACAGTTTACGAAGAATATGCGATTTTGGGAAGAATAATAGTATGATGTTTTATTGTTTAACTTTATCATTAACatagttttagttttttactCCATTTTTTGCTTGGTCAATCTTTGAAA
This genomic window contains:
- the LOC122600939 gene encoding growth-regulating factor 6-like, whose amino-acid sequence is MTSEVPVLSRMDPDPGRCRRTDGRKWRCRLAVLPDRKYCERHVNRGRQRSRKHVEAGQSVLKSKPTATAFIPNLGSAAKTNAIKHTKVGIKDQSFKMKKPSKESCAPHDISFFHESVIQHGKVPTSSSIHSSDLAVAESARCRRSDGKNWQCSKRALANQKYCMQHMHRGTEKAVNSQNSNTSLPFEVGVSSEQKGDDGNRPIDSSSSSDDNGGCPNGAVLESGSDTTTVSI